In Actinomycetes bacterium, a single window of DNA contains:
- a CDS encoding IclR family transcriptional regulator, whose protein sequence is MPADSTGNRTAERNVAAIERAADVLFLFARSEARTLGVTEIASTLGISKAVVHRILSSLRDRDLVTLDEETRRYSLGPAVLVLADAYRDGLDHRATAVAAMRRLSETTGETATMSVLSGGQRVYVDQVTPPVEVKMTIQVGGSYPLHAGSSSKAFLAFMPPSERRRVLDAELPAVTDSTITSAQALEADLEAIRKRGYAVSLGEREAGAGSVAAPVFDHTGEPVMVLSVCGPIERFRDRVDELAKQLVAVTSDLSRQFGHQPV, encoded by the coding sequence ATGCCAGCAGATTCCACGGGAAATCGGACTGCCGAACGCAACGTCGCTGCGATCGAGAGGGCTGCCGACGTCCTGTTCCTCTTCGCCCGCAGCGAAGCGCGCACACTGGGAGTGACCGAGATCGCATCGACGCTCGGGATCTCCAAGGCGGTGGTGCACAGGATCCTGTCATCGCTTCGAGACCGCGACCTGGTCACCCTCGACGAGGAGACCCGGCGGTATTCGCTCGGCCCTGCGGTGCTGGTGCTCGCCGATGCGTACCGCGACGGCCTCGATCACCGCGCCACGGCGGTGGCCGCCATGCGTCGACTCTCGGAGACGACCGGCGAGACGGCCACGATGAGTGTCCTCAGCGGTGGGCAGCGGGTGTACGTGGACCAGGTCACCCCGCCGGTCGAGGTCAAGATGACGATCCAGGTGGGAGGCTCCTACCCGTTGCACGCAGGGTCGTCCTCCAAGGCGTTCCTGGCCTTCATGCCGCCCTCGGAGCGTCGCCGCGTGCTCGACGCCGAGTTGCCGGCGGTGACCGACTCCACAATCACCTCCGCGCAGGCACTGGAAGCCGACCTGGAGGCGATCCGCAAGCGCGGCTACGCCGTGTCGCTGGGCGAGCGCGAGGCCGGCGCCGGCTCAGTTGCAGCCCCGGTGTTCGACCACACCGGCGAGCCCGTCATGGTGCTGTCGGTATGTGGCCCGATCGAGCGTTTCCGGGACCGGGTCGACGAGCTGGCGAAGCAGCTGGTGGCCGTTACGTCCGACCTCTCGCGGCAGTTCGGGCACCAACCGGTATGA
- a CDS encoding helix-turn-helix domain-containing protein, translating into MDTRHWCTAEQAAHRLGLPVGTVKRLVGAGVLSSGRVGRLRALDIDDVERYANRRRGVGIR; encoded by the coding sequence ATGGATACTCGGCACTGGTGCACAGCAGAGCAGGCGGCCCACCGCCTGGGCCTGCCTGTCGGCACGGTGAAGAGACTGGTCGGTGCGGGCGTGCTGTCCTCTGGTCGGGTCGGGCGGCTGCGGGCCCTCGACATCGACGACGTCGAGCGGTACGCCAACCGTCGCCGCGGCGTCGGCATCCGCTGA
- a CDS encoding HAD-IC family P-type ATPase — translation MTPAQVAEALDADLVDGLSPSEVARRIEVKGPNKLDEPEPPSALHRFLAQFRNVLVYVLFGAAAVSAAVGDLKDPIVILVVLLINAVFGFVQEYRADAAMAALASMLELVVRLRRGGELLEVPASEIVPGDVVLLEAGDRIPADGRFVSANNLGVEEAALTGESVPADKHTATLDEQQAAAIGDRDNCGFMNSTVVRGRGELVVTATGMDTEVGRLAGMLAEAPEQQTPLQRQLDVLGKRLAVIAIVAVLVVFGVAIAQGETVADALIESVALAVAAIPEGLPAVVTVTLALGVSQMASHNAIVKRLASVETLGSTTAICSDKTGTLTLNQMTATRLVRGGHMFEVTGLGYSPDGVIADAGGVPDSKVADQGLLEALEMAVLCNDAVVRPAEDGAEGVFEVVGDPTEAALVVLAQKAGVDPAELRRQRPRVGEVPFDSATKYMATLHDSSGPGSSVLVVKGAPDVVLARADRVATPLGEEPLDGAWRERLEAANSELGSTGLRVLAVARRLLPVRAAEFEANLEAEVHDLCIEALVGILDPARPEAVEAVEKCNHAGIAVRMITGDHAATAAAIAAELGISGEVITGAEIDAMDDEELAAVIEQVGVCARVSPEHKVRVVTALQANGEVAAMTGDGVNDAPALKRADIGVAMGITGTEVTKEAGDMVLADDNFATIVAAVRRGRAIYENILSFVRFQLTTNIAAIGTILFGRLLGMPTPFTAIQVLYINIIADGPPAVSLGVDPPREGLMDRPPRPPGATILSGERLARIIAGAVVMTIITLGLLNVADGEVGTDVALTMTFTTFVLLQMGNALAVRMPKGSVFSRHSLTNRFLWVSLATVVGVQVLVVEVPWLQGIFDTVGLTWAQWGICVAAAALYLVLDEVRSLTERLLARRH, via the coding sequence ATGACCCCGGCCCAGGTGGCCGAGGCGCTCGACGCGGACCTCGTCGACGGCCTGTCACCGAGCGAGGTGGCGCGCCGCATCGAGGTCAAGGGACCCAACAAGCTCGACGAGCCGGAGCCGCCCTCGGCGCTGCACCGCTTCCTCGCGCAGTTCCGCAACGTGCTGGTCTACGTGCTCTTCGGCGCCGCGGCGGTTTCGGCGGCTGTAGGCGACCTGAAGGACCCGATAGTGATCCTCGTGGTGTTGTTGATCAACGCCGTGTTCGGGTTCGTGCAGGAGTACCGCGCGGATGCCGCGATGGCCGCGCTGGCTTCGATGCTCGAATTGGTCGTGCGGTTGCGCCGCGGCGGGGAACTGTTGGAGGTGCCGGCGTCGGAGATCGTGCCCGGTGATGTCGTGTTGCTCGAGGCAGGCGACCGGATCCCCGCCGACGGGCGATTCGTGTCGGCCAACAACCTGGGCGTGGAGGAGGCCGCGCTCACGGGGGAGTCGGTGCCTGCGGACAAGCACACGGCGACGCTGGACGAGCAGCAGGCGGCTGCGATCGGAGATCGCGACAACTGCGGGTTCATGAACTCGACAGTGGTGCGTGGCCGCGGCGAGCTCGTGGTCACCGCCACCGGCATGGACACGGAGGTTGGTCGCCTGGCCGGCATGCTGGCCGAGGCACCCGAGCAGCAGACACCGCTTCAGCGGCAACTCGACGTGCTCGGCAAGCGGCTGGCGGTCATCGCCATCGTGGCGGTGCTCGTGGTGTTCGGCGTGGCAATCGCGCAGGGCGAGACGGTGGCCGATGCGCTGATCGAGTCGGTCGCCCTTGCTGTGGCGGCCATACCCGAGGGCCTGCCTGCCGTGGTGACCGTCACGTTGGCGCTCGGTGTGTCACAGATGGCATCGCACAACGCGATCGTGAAACGCCTGGCGTCCGTGGAGACCCTGGGGTCGACCACTGCCATCTGCTCTGACAAGACAGGCACCCTCACGCTCAACCAGATGACCGCGACGCGCCTCGTGCGTGGTGGTCACATGTTCGAGGTCACTGGCCTCGGCTATTCCCCCGACGGTGTGATCGCTGACGCCGGCGGTGTACCCGACTCCAAGGTCGCCGATCAGGGTCTGCTCGAAGCACTCGAGATGGCCGTGTTGTGCAACGACGCAGTGGTCCGCCCCGCAGAGGACGGAGCCGAAGGCGTGTTCGAAGTGGTCGGTGACCCCACCGAGGCCGCCCTGGTGGTGCTGGCTCAGAAGGCAGGTGTGGATCCAGCGGAGCTGCGCCGGCAGCGCCCGCGCGTCGGCGAGGTGCCCTTCGACTCCGCAACCAAGTACATGGCCACGTTGCACGACTCCTCCGGGCCCGGCTCGTCGGTGTTGGTGGTCAAGGGAGCGCCCGATGTGGTGCTGGCGCGGGCGGATCGGGTGGCCACGCCGCTGGGGGAGGAGCCGCTCGACGGCGCATGGCGCGAACGGCTCGAAGCGGCGAACAGCGAGCTCGGCTCCACCGGCCTTCGCGTGCTCGCCGTGGCGCGTCGATTGCTGCCGGTGCGTGCCGCAGAGTTCGAAGCGAACCTCGAAGCAGAGGTGCATGACCTGTGCATCGAGGCGCTCGTGGGAATCCTTGATCCGGCGCGGCCCGAAGCAGTCGAAGCGGTCGAGAAGTGCAACCACGCAGGCATCGCCGTGCGCATGATCACCGGGGACCACGCCGCGACGGCAGCCGCGATCGCAGCCGAGCTCGGCATCTCGGGTGAGGTGATCACGGGCGCCGAGATCGATGCCATGGACGACGAGGAGCTCGCCGCGGTGATCGAGCAGGTGGGCGTGTGCGCTCGGGTGTCACCGGAGCACAAGGTCCGGGTCGTCACGGCGCTGCAGGCCAATGGAGAGGTTGCGGCCATGACCGGTGACGGCGTCAACGACGCTCCGGCACTGAAGCGGGCCGACATCGGAGTGGCCATGGGCATCACGGGCACCGAGGTCACCAAGGAAGCGGGCGACATGGTGCTCGCCGATGACAACTTCGCCACGATCGTGGCGGCGGTCAGGCGCGGCCGCGCCATCTACGAGAACATCCTGAGCTTCGTGCGCTTCCAGCTCACGACCAACATCGCCGCCATAGGCACGATTCTGTTCGGCCGGCTGCTCGGCATGCCCACGCCGTTCACTGCCATCCAGGTGCTCTACATCAACATCATCGCCGACGGTCCCCCAGCGGTGAGTTTGGGTGTGGATCCTCCACGCGAGGGGTTGATGGACCGGCCACCGCGGCCGCCGGGAGCCACGATCCTGAGTGGCGAGCGGCTTGCGCGGATCATTGCCGGTGCGGTGGTGATGACGATCATCACGCTCGGCCTGCTGAACGTGGCCGACGGCGAAGTGGGTACCGATGTGGCGTTGACGATGACGTTCACGACATTCGTCCTGTTGCAGATGGGAAACGCACTCGCGGTGCGGATGCCGAAGGGCTCTGTGTTCTCGCGCCACAGCCTCACCAACCGTTTCCTGTGGGTCTCGCTGGCAACTGTGGTCGGAGTGCAGGTGCTCGTGGTGGAGGTGCCCTGGCTCCAGGGGATCTTCGACACGGTCGGACTCACCTGGGCGCAATGGGGGATCTGTGTCGCAGCGGCAGCGTTGTACCTGGTTCTCGACGAGGTGCGCAGCCTCACGGAGCGGTTGCTGGCCCGCCGTCACTGA
- a CDS encoding alcohol dehydrogenase catalytic domain-containing protein encodes MRAAILNEPNTPLELADDVQLDSPGVGQVRVKVVACGICHSDLSLINGTFPVFGPTIPGHEAAGVVSEVGPGVESVAVGDHVVCSPNPACGRCRGCRRGRPGACERTGALMTSTFADGTTKLSRGGEVVYRGVGLAAWAEEVIVDEEGAIRIAPELPLDVACVIGCAVQTGVGAAINTADIEPGDAVLVVGAGGIGVSIAAGASIAGASHVIVSDPSESRREQAMAFGATEVIDPTDADVVARVNELVPGGVDAAFDAVGSSALLQNCLDATCAGGETVMVGAAPVDDNMVVNPVTMMFSEKGLKGSLLGSSNSIRDIPRLVDLWQAGRLPLDDMVTARRPLAEINDAVADAAAGKGLRTVLMMD; translated from the coding sequence ATGCGCGCAGCGATCCTCAACGAACCCAACACCCCGCTCGAGCTGGCCGACGACGTGCAGCTCGACTCGCCCGGAGTCGGGCAGGTCAGAGTGAAGGTCGTCGCCTGCGGGATCTGCCATTCCGACCTGTCGCTGATCAATGGCACGTTTCCGGTGTTCGGCCCCACGATTCCGGGCCACGAGGCCGCCGGTGTGGTCAGCGAAGTGGGCCCCGGTGTCGAGTCGGTGGCCGTCGGTGACCATGTGGTGTGCAGCCCCAACCCCGCTTGTGGGCGGTGTCGCGGGTGCCGCCGCGGCCGGCCGGGTGCCTGTGAGCGCACCGGCGCCCTGATGACGTCCACGTTCGCGGACGGCACCACCAAGCTCTCGCGTGGGGGCGAGGTGGTTTACCGCGGCGTCGGGCTCGCCGCCTGGGCCGAAGAGGTGATCGTCGACGAGGAGGGCGCGATCCGCATCGCCCCCGAGCTTCCGCTGGACGTGGCATGCGTCATCGGTTGTGCCGTACAGACCGGAGTGGGTGCCGCCATCAACACGGCTGACATCGAACCGGGAGACGCGGTGCTGGTGGTCGGAGCGGGCGGGATCGGAGTGTCGATCGCGGCGGGAGCCTCGATCGCAGGAGCGTCGCATGTGATCGTGTCGGACCCCTCGGAGTCCCGACGCGAGCAGGCGATGGCCTTCGGTGCCACCGAGGTGATCGACCCCACCGACGCGGACGTAGTGGCGCGGGTCAATGAGTTGGTCCCTGGCGGGGTGGACGCCGCTTTCGACGCGGTGGGCTCCTCGGCCCTGCTGCAGAACTGCCTCGATGCGACGTGCGCGGGAGGCGAGACCGTCATGGTCGGTGCCGCTCCCGTCGACGACAACATGGTGGTCAACCCGGTCACGATGATGTTCAGCGAGAAGGGCCTGAAAGGCTCGCTGCTCGGGTCATCCAACTCGATTCGTGACATCCCCCGACTGGTGGACCTGTGGCAGGCGGGGCGGCTGCCGCTCGACGACATGGTCACTGCCCGCCGGCCGCTGGCAGAGATCAACGACGCCGTGGCGGATGCTGCGGCAGGCAAGGGCCTGCGCACGGTGCTCATGATGGACTGA
- a CDS encoding disulfide bond formation protein B → MIDSKMITFLSLLALLCVAFLACVLVLSVVSLFNRGLPESVRPLREGMAQAALPMAFAVATMTTAGSLWLSEVEKLPPCYLCWWQRGFMYPQVLILGLALLWPAGRRVLMRWISLPMVIVGAGISTYHYLVERFPDSIETACSTSTPCSTVWIWKYHFLSIPGMAWVAFLTIAALILLYRPKATSGERVDNIEEPIEAELTK, encoded by the coding sequence ATGATCGACTCGAAGATGATCACGTTCCTGTCGCTGCTCGCGCTGCTGTGCGTGGCGTTCCTGGCGTGCGTGCTCGTGCTGTCGGTCGTGTCGCTATTCAACCGTGGACTGCCCGAATCGGTGCGTCCCCTTCGCGAAGGCATGGCGCAGGCCGCGCTGCCGATGGCGTTTGCCGTGGCAACGATGACCACCGCCGGGAGTCTGTGGCTCTCCGAGGTCGAGAAGCTGCCGCCCTGCTACCTGTGCTGGTGGCAGCGCGGGTTCATGTATCCCCAGGTGCTGATCCTGGGCCTCGCCCTTCTCTGGCCGGCCGGGCGACGGGTCCTGATGCGGTGGATATCACTGCCGATGGTGATCGTGGGTGCCGGCATCTCCACGTACCACTACCTGGTGGAGCGATTCCCCGACAGCATCGAGACGGCTTGTTCGACCTCCACCCCTTGCTCGACCGTGTGGATCTGGAAGTACCACTTCCTGTCGATCCCCGGAATGGCGTGGGTGGCGTTCCTGACCATCGCGGCGCTGATCCTGCTGTACCGGCCGAAGGCAACCTCGGGTGAGCGTGTCGATAACATCGAAGAACCGATCGAAGCGGAGCTGACGAAATGA
- a CDS encoding redoxin family protein, with the protein MTTTRKGSSPYETPAGASSGGDNKMAWIIGGAVAVVVVIIGLIVILSGNGDSGGDAVAGTGAAAAKNAKQETAPVQISGEDLPVLSESGLVPAGSDPAVGMPAPKVVGQSFDESVVTIDPGDGTPKMLVFLASWCGHCQAEVPALQDWIDSGDVPENLEIIGVSTIVDQSRPNYPPSNWLATEGWTPQVLLDDDANSVGATYGLSGTPYFVMIDADGKVWQRGSGEIPVANFQTLVDELATGQSQSSGGSGEGGEEETPVSLPGTEAEG; encoded by the coding sequence ATGACCACCACACGCAAGGGCTCGAGCCCGTACGAGACGCCGGCAGGCGCGTCATCAGGCGGCGACAACAAGATGGCCTGGATCATCGGTGGCGCGGTTGCCGTCGTGGTCGTCATCATCGGCCTGATCGTCATCTTGTCCGGCAACGGCGACAGCGGTGGTGACGCGGTGGCAGGCACAGGCGCCGCGGCGGCCAAGAACGCCAAGCAGGAGACCGCACCGGTACAGATCAGCGGAGAAGACCTCCCCGTACTCTCCGAGTCGGGTCTCGTCCCCGCAGGTTCGGATCCGGCTGTGGGCATGCCCGCTCCCAAGGTGGTCGGCCAGAGCTTCGACGAGTCCGTGGTCACCATCGACCCGGGCGACGGCACGCCGAAGATGCTCGTGTTCCTCGCATCGTGGTGTGGGCACTGCCAGGCCGAGGTCCCGGCCCTCCAGGACTGGATCGACTCCGGAGACGTCCCCGAGAACCTCGAGATCATCGGTGTGAGCACGATCGTCGACCAGAGCCGACCCAACTACCCGCCATCCAACTGGCTGGCGACCGAAGGTTGGACGCCGCAGGTGTTGCTCGACGACGACGCCAACAGCGTCGGTGCGACCTACGGGCTTTCCGGCACGCCGTACTTCGTGATGATCGATGCCGATGGCAAGGTCTGGCAGCGCGGCTCGGGCGAGATCCCGGTGGCGAACTTCCAGACCCTCGTCGACGAGCTCGCCACCGGACAGTCCCAGTCCAGCGGCGGCAGCGGTGAAGGCGGCGAGGAGGAGACGCCCGTCAGCCTCCCGGGCACCGAAGCCGAGGGCTGA